CGATGCGCTTGCTTCAGCGGCACCAATGCGGCGACTGGGGTGAGCTTTGCCCCGCCGACAAAGCAGCCAATGACCAAGCCCTGCTGAACGGAGGCCGGGTGCTGTCGCTCTACCGCGTGGATGACATCCGGCTCTATGTCATCACCGAAGCGGTGAACGATGCCACCGGCCAGCGGGACAGCACCTGCATCCTGCTGCCCTCGGAGTACTGACATGCGAGCACCCGAAACCCCAAGGCCCAGCCGTAGCCTGATGGCGCTTCTGCCCCAGCTGGTAGTCAATGACCAGGGACAACCCGATTTCGATGCCAGCGATGCCACCGTTCTGTTGAGCATTGCTGAAGCCGCCGAACTGCTCCAGCGCGTATTGCAATTGGGCATCTCTGCCATCGGGCAGTTGCTGGCCCATGCCTCGGTGCAGGTGGAAACCGGCGAACTGGCCCAGGACACGGTCGAAGCCCTGGGATGGCTGCTCGCCGAACTCGGGGATGCGGCCGCAGCTTGCGTTGAGCTGGCGGCACCCTGTCGGCGTGCGACGGAGGACTTTACCGGAGCGCGCCATGGCTGAACGCGCAGCACCCTCTGCCCAGGTCAACCGCTACACCCAGGCGGCACTGGCCGACAACACGCACCGCAGCTACAAGGCCGATCTGGCGCATTTTCGTGCCCATGGGGGTGCCATCCCAACGACTGCGGTGCAACTGGCCGAATACCTCGCCACCTTCGCGGCCACTTTGGCTGTGGCCACCTTGCGGCACAGGCTGATTGCCATCCACCGGGCGCACCTGGAAGCTGGGTATCCATCGCCCGCCATGGACTCCCTGGTCAAGCGTACAATGCAGGGCATCCGGCGAACGAAGGGCACGGCTCAGCGGCGCGTCCGTGCGCTGGTCAAGGATGACATCATCGAACTGGTGCTGACGGCGGAAAAGCAGAAACCGATGAAGGCGGCGAGGGATGCGGTGCTGATCCTGGTGGGCTTCGCGGGGGCGTTTCGGCGATCCGAGCTGGTGAGCATTCGCCGGGAGGACATCACTGCTTTCGACCACGGCATCGAGATTCATATTCGACGCACGAAGACCCAGCAGGAGAAGGGACACACGGTATTCATCCCCTGCGCCAAGTCCTCGCGCTGCCCGGTCAAGGCGTTGGAGCAGTGGCTAAAACTCAGCGGGATCGAGCAGGGGCCGGTGTTCCGGCCGATCAACCGGCATGACCAGATTACCAGCGGCAAGGAACTGACGCCGCAGTCGGTGGCCCTGGTGCTCAAGGGGGTGACGAGCCATGCCAAGAGCGCGGAGGCTGCGAAGTCGGTGGCGGGGCATAGCTTGCGAGCAGGCTACTGCACGGAAGCGGCCAGCGTGGGCGTTGCCACGCACGTCATTATGGAACAGACGGGGCACCGCTCCAGTGCAACGCTGGCAAAGTACATCAGGCCACTGTCAAGGCGGAAGACGCCCTCGCTGCTTTGAACGCCATTCTGACGGTGCAGTGGGATGCCCAACAGGGCGCTTGGTTGGGCGCCCCGTCCACCCCGACATCCTCCATCTAGACGCGCTGGTCACAGGCGAAAAAATGGGAAGCGAAATGCACCAAATCAGGTGGCGATCTTCGCCGACACCGTGCGGAAAGCCGCGCTCAGTATGATTTACGCGCTGATACCTAAGCCATGAAAAAAAAGTTCTCATTCCTTGATCGTATTCACCTCGGCGACTGCCGAGATGCGCTTGCTTCTGTCCCCGATGAGTCTGTCGATCTCGTCGTATCCTCACCGCCGTACAACATTGGCAAGGAGTACGAGGTCAAGAAGGCGCTGAAGCCGTACCTCGACGAGCAGACCGAAGTGCTCCGCGAGTGCTATCGCGTCCTCAAGCCAACGGGGTCGATCTTCTGGCAGGTTGGTTCCTACACGCACAATGGCATTCTTGTGCCGCTGGACGTCAAGTTCTTCCCGATCCTTGAGGAACTTGGCATGCAGCCTCGCAACCGGATCGTTTGGGTGCGACAGCATGGCTTGCACGCCACCAAGAAGTTCTCCGGTCGCCACGAAACCATCCTTTGGTTCACGAAGAGCGACGACTACAAGTTCGACTTGGACGCCGTGCGCGTCCCTCAAAAGTGGCAGAACAAGAAGTCGTTCAGGGGTGACAACAAGGGTGAGCTAACCTGCAACCCTGACGGCAAAAACCCGGGCGACGTGTGGGTGTTCCAGAACATCAAGCACAACCACGAGGAGCAGACGATCCACCCCGCTCAATTCCCCGAGGGATTGATCGCGCGCATCATGCTCGCAACTGTGCCGGAAGGCGGCGTCGCCCTAGACCCCTACATGGGGACTGGCACAGTGGCAGTCGTCGCACGCGACCATGGCCGCCACTTCGTTGGCGCAGAGCTTGATCCCGACTATCACCGCGTAGCGATGCGTCGCTTGAGCGGTGAACCGGACGAAAACAACACATTCCCGAACTTGAAAACGCTGCGCGAGTACGTGCGCCGCACGGGCAAGCCCATCCAGAACTACAGATTCGACAAGCAGATCGGGAAGGTCGCGTCGGACGGAGACAGCGCGAAGATTTATCCCGAGGAGTATCACGCCGAGCAACTCGTCGAGCGCCTGCAGCACGAGGCGGATGCGTTCGAGGCGAAGATTCATGGGCGCGAAGTCCCGGTCGCTAAGGATCTGAACGGTAAGTCGACCAAGAAGCTCCGGGAGGTATTGCCGCCTCCCGGTATGCCGCTCTTCGAGGACTGATCAGACGGGATTGGATTGCGGTCCAGCCGTTTGCGTGATCTTGAACTTGTCGCTGCGCTCGGAGCGCCGCACGTCGAACGACGTCAGCTGGTTCGATGCCACGGTGCGGGAGTAGCGGGCCGACGAGTATTGCGTCCACATCGCGGTCTGTTGGCCGGGGTCGCCCATCAGGCCCACCAAGCGCATTGGCGCGGTGAAGATGCCGGCATGGATCGTGTTCATCTGGGCCACAGCCTGCTCGTAGTACAGGGTACTGTTCGACGCGGGCCAGCAACCGCTCTTCGCGATGATGATGATCAACCCCGTAGGACGGTCATGGAACACGGTGCCGTTGCGGAAGAAGGTCTCCGAGCGAACCGCGTTGTTGAAGAAGAACGGATAGTTTGAGAACTGAACTTCCGCAAGTACCCCGTTCTTCGCGAAGTCGATTCCAACACCAAGGACCCCGAGGTCGTTGGGAATCGGGGTACCTGATCGCCAGCCTCTTGCGACGAGAGCCTGCTGGATGGCGGCGTTGGTTCCAACGACGTCGAAGATAGCGTTGCCCTGAAGGCCATCTTGATCAGAAGCCTTCAGATGAAGCGGCATGGCTTCTAGCGATTCTTGAAGCTCGCGCCACTCGTTGCCGAAGGAGCTGTTGATGACAACATCCGCCCCGTTATAGTCCCTGAATTCAATACGCATGGCTCCCCGCCGTTTGTTTTTGGGGGAAAGATGGTATCAAGGAATTCCGGCTGACCGTGAGCGTGAAGACTGCCAACATTCGCACTAACGATTGGTAGCAGTTGTCGATAGTTGGCTTGCAGCCGCTGAATACCGGAAGTTTCGACCAGTGATTGGCCCCAGTTCGAAGGGGGCTACTTAAGGTCATTCGCGGTCGCTGGGGCGTCGAACGCGAGTGACCAATAGCAACCGTCCGGTGGGCAATCGCTCGCATAACCGCATTGCATCTAGGCAGGCACTTCTTCGGTGCTGAAGTGCCGCTCCGGCCCTGGCCTGAGGCGGCATCCTAAGGAATCTCCAAGATTTCTCCTTCAGCAAACCAGCCGCTCTCGCTCCGCGCGAATTTCAGTGCGTCGGTCGGGTTCTCTGCCCACAAAACCAACGCCAGCGTTTCACGGGCCCGGCTACAGGTAACGTACAGCAGTCGCAGGCTTCGGTCGATGGTCGTTTCCTTCCCGGCCTGGACGTTTTCCAGGTCGCGATCTCCCAGCTCGGTCGCGCCGAACAGCTTGTCGTAGGAAATCTGGTTGCCGCCGGACTGCTCGTCGTCCATGACGACCATGACGTGCGTGAACTCGGACCCCTTGACCACCTGGTGGGTGGCGAGTTCTGAATTGCCGGCCAGGTAGCGTCGGTACCGCTCCAACTCGGCCCATGGAGCTTCGAACAACGCGCACCACCCCCTTCGCCGCCGGGCGTCATCTGTCTCGGTTTCCCTGCGGGGGATCGGCGGAGGTGGCGGTGGTGTCTGGTCGGCAAACTGCTGCAGCAACCGAGCGTCCACCTTGAACACCTGCGCCTCGATGATGGGCGCGATGACCTCGGCGACGGTGGCGTCTGGTTTGACGCACGCCGCGCCAAACGCCACGACGGCCTCATGCATTTCTTCGGCCCGCGCAATTCGCTGATCGGATTCGATCGGCAACTGCTCAAGGCAGCCGGCGCGTCGCAAGACTTCGGTGGCCGCAAAGTCGTTGACGCTCCCGTCCGCGGCCACGCAGGCCACGAGCTGCGCGAGATCCTGAAGCACTAGGCGGGCGGCTGAAGGTCCAGTGTTTTCACCCCTGCCCGATGGCGCGGCGGCGTTCGGGTCGATGAGCGTCATCGCTGTGTACACATTCAAGAAGTCACCGCGCGCCGCGACCAGCTTGTGCTCAAGCGCAAGCGACTGATAGCCAGTAGGCGTCGCCCACGCATCGCTCTGGGCTGTCTGCCGCATCTGCGTCGCAACCCAGGCTTCTTTCAGTCGCTTCTCTGGCGTCGACAGCGACGTGCTTCCGATGAACAGACGCACGGTGCCACCGGTCTTCTCGGTGCGGTGATGCTGTTCGACGCCGGAAGTAGGCTGTGTACGACCAGCCAGCTTCGTCGCCCAGATTTTGTTGATGAGCTGAACAATCCGCTGCTGGCTGCGGTGGTTCATCTTCAGCTCCGGCTTGGCCCAGCCGGAGGGAACGAGGCCGGGCAGATCGACATGCCCGTCCATGTAGATGCGTTGCCGATGATCCCCGAGGAGGCCGAGCGTGAAGCCGCTGCCCCTGGGCTCCGCCAGGGTCATTAGCGAGTCCAGCACCGACTTCATCGTGTCCTGGGACTCGTCGATCAGGATGATGGGGTGGCGATCCTGCAGGATGGTTTGCAACGTCGGCCTGTTCAACAGCAGCCAGGCCGTTGCGTCCAGTACTTGGCTGTGCTGCAGGGCGCCTTCACCGTAGGTATCCTTGTCCGGATGGTAGACAAACGTTGACACGGCCTTCAGAGCTTCGATATCTGCCTCGATCTCGGCGAATTTCCTGCGGTCTGTGTCACTGACGCCCCTTGCCTTGGCCGCCGCCTTGGTCTTAGCCTCTTCGAGCTGCAGGCCCTTGTCAGCGATCAGCGCCTCGCGGATATCGTCGTCAAAGCCGCCGATCAGCTCCCAACAAAACGAGTGGATGGTCGAGACGGCGACTAGGTCATTGCTGCCCAGCCGCCCGCTGATGACCGCAACGGCGTTCTTGGTATACGTGACGACGCGGATTGACCGACCATAGAGACGCAGCCGGTGGGCTAACATTTCACCGTGTTCGTGCGCAACGACGCCGGTCAGGCGGCGCAGGACTTCGACGAGCGTGCGCGTCTTGCCGGAGCCGGCTCCCGCGAACATGAAAAAGCTGCGCGGCGGCTGCTCTGTCAGGTATCCGCAGATTTCCTCGACGACGCTGGCGTCGCGGTCGTTGCTTTCAGGTACTACGGCGCCGTTCATAGCGTTGTGCTTCCAGCGGGCTCAAGCTCGTCCTGCAGCCAGGCGAGGGCGTCAGCGATGTACTTCGGGCAGGTCACGTCCTCACCGGCAGCTACGCGCTCGAAGATGCTGGCCGCGAAATCGCCCTTGCTGAACGAATCGCGCATCAAATCGTGAAGGTCGCTCAGCAGGTCGACCGTCGTGGCAGCGCCCGCAACAGCCTCCGCCGCATCGGCCAGTGCGCCGGTTGGTGGTTTGACCTTCTTGCCATCGTCATCGGCCTTTTGTTGGCCGCTGGCTTTGGCAGCCTCGGCTTCTTCAACCAACTTGTTCAGCCCCTTGAACCACTCGATGTTGGTCAGGATCAGCGAGTCCTCGAAGGTCGTCGGCCATTGGCCGCCCGCCTCGGCAACCGGCAGCTGCCACGCGAACCGCACCTTGCAGCCCGGGGTACCAGTCCAGATGAGTTGGGCAGGAGTTGGCGCCTTATAGTCGTCCACGTTGTGCAATTGGGGATGCCATTCGCGCAGAGTGGCATTGCCGCACCTGAGGCCAGCCTGACCGGTGTTTGCCGTGGCCATCCAGCGCATCTTGCCTTTGGGGCCGGCCTTCTTCTCGGTCGGATCGAGGTCGGTGATGACGACGGTGGGAATCCGGAGCTTTTCGACCAGGGGCCTCAGCCTGTGGGCGTGGCTGCCGCCGATGTCTAGAAAGGAAACGTAGCGGCTGTTTAACTTCTCGTACTTCAGCTCCATGAAGAGCGGCACGAGCATACGCTCTGCGACGCCTTCCACGAGCAGGGCGGCGTTGGCGAACAGCAGATCGGTGTGTTGCACGCGGAAGTAGCGTTCCGCGAATTGGCGAGTCTCTTCGTCGTCGCCGAACACCTCGCCCAGGTCGACGACCTCGGTGCTCGGCGTCGGATGGGCCGTCGAGGGTGGGATTCGCCGGACGTACCGCAGCCGGTCGAAGTCCTCGGCGTGCGCGAGGTGGCTTGAATGCGTGCTTATCAGCAACTGACTTCGCAGCGCGCTGGCATCCTTGCCGGCCGGGCTGATGAGCTTGTGCGCTTTGTCCGGAAAGATGCGCTGCACCTGAACGTGCAGGTGCGCCTCGGGCTCCTCGATCATGACGAGGTGGACCGGCGGCGGTGAGCCCTTCTCGGGGTTCATGCGCGCGGTCTTGAACGACACTAGCTGGTAGCTCAGCGACTGGAGGTTTTGGTAGCCCAGGCCGATCGAGAACTCCGGTAGCATGTCTTCGCCGGTCCCACCCTTCATGCTGTACTGAACGGCGGTGCTGTGGTCTAGCAGATCGGCAGTGTGAATGCGCGTCCTGAACCGAATTTCCTGGGGGTCATGAAGGCCGGGATAGCCGAGCAGCTTCACCTCGGCCACCGATGATGCCAAAGCATCATGGATCTTCTGGTCCAGGTCCTTCTGCGCATTGGCGACCGCCTGGATGAGGTCGGCCCGTTGCCCGTGCCCAGTCACGGCAACGTTGAGATGCTGGCGCGCGAACTTCAGAAGCTGGTTCGAAAACAGGCCGACGGGATGAGACGACGACATGGACTTCGAGTCGGCCTCTTCCGAACCGAGGCCCCGCTGGGCGGCCACGAAGTCGACACGGATCAGCTTGGCCAGGTGCTTGCGGTCGCCTGGCTGCGCGCCAGCCGCCAGGCTCTGGGTTTGGTAGGTCTTGATCCCCTGTATGGGATTGTTGGCGGCATCGAGGCTGTACGGCTTGACCTGTCCAAGCTTCTTGGGCTCGCGCAGCCAGTAGTCCAGCAGGTCGATCGGCCAAGCCAGCGACTCGCTGCTCATGCCCTTCACGGGTCGGCGCGCCAGGTTGTACGCCCAGGCCAGCTCTTTGAGCGATGCAACATCGCTGGCTGGCTCCAGGCGCAAGCGAACGCCAACGGCGCCACCTTTCCAGATCAGCTTGGACAAGAAAGGTTGGACGTAGTGAAACATCCCAGCTTCGGCATCGAACCACAGATCCAGCGTGGGCATTGCCGCCAGCAGCATAGCGAGCTGGCCATCCCAGTCGTCGTCATCTTTAGGCGTCGCGGTCGACGGATCCTCCGCCAATGCCTCCCATTTGGCACCCAGCGCACGCAACGCGGGCCACTCCGACAAGCTGATGTCGAACGCTCCGAAGGGCGAAGATTCAGCCAAAAAATGCCTCAGCGCAGTGAGGATAGCGGTCTTACCGCTGTTGTTGGCGCCCACAAGAATCGTCGTCTGCGGGTCCAGGTCCAACTGGACCTTGCCAAGGCGTCGGAACTTGCATAGCTCGACGTACCGCAGAGTGATGCTTCCCGCCGGAACTGCTGCCGCTGGTGGTGCCGTTGGCGTGGTCATGACTATGAGTCTCCCATATTGAGTGGCCGCGATTTCCGCGACATTGATACAAGAGGCTGCCATGCCGGCCGGTTGCGTCCGCGCGTGCTATGCCGAGCCCCTCCCTTTGTCTTGATTAGACTTCAAGCAGCGGCTGCTGTCGCGAACGCGGCGGAAATCGGGGAGGGGTTAACGCATCACTTGGGATGCGTGTCTGCAACAAGTCGAGCAACACCCAAGCTCGTGGAAGTACGGATCGCCGCAGCGGTAGTCGGTAGGTCTGTTCATCGAAGATCATACGCATGGCTACCATGCGTGCAGCCAACTAGCGATAACACGCACTTGTCGATAGTCAGCCACCGTTGAAAAGCCGCGCCATGCGCTGCGCAGGAGCCGGAACTGACGCGGTCAATCCGCTGCACCAACATGCCGTAGTGCAGCGCAAGAACGGCCTGATCGCCTCTGCGATGGATCAGGCCGTAGCAATCGGCGCGTTGATCGAGATCGTGCTGGCGACCGGCATCACGATCTTCTTGCGTCCGTGCCCTTCATTTGTGACCACTTCCACCTTGACCAGGCCCAACTGGCTCAGCTTGGCCACGTCGCGCGAGACGGCGCTTTGGTCACGGTGGGCTGCAGTCGCCAAGTCCGCAATGGATCGGCGACCCTTGCTGGCCAGGCGCAACAACTCGAACCGTTTGGGGGTGAGCTGGCTCAGGAAGTCCTCGAACTCGAAGCTGGTGAAGGTCTTGGCATAGGGCAGCACTTCCGCACTCTCGTCCAGAGCACGGGCAACGGCACGGCTCTTGCGGGCATGCTCCTGCAGTACGGGACTCTTGGCGAAGTCCGCCAGCGTGATCTTTGGCTTCGTCATATTTTTTCTCCATTCACGAACTTGATAGCGATGGTCTGCCTTTGTGACACAAAGGGTGCGCGTCGTACTCCCACACCACAATCCTGGTCACCAACCCTGCGCCACCTCTTCGTCGGTGATCGGTTTGGACGCTGCGGGCACCCCATCGCCCACCAGGGGTTTGTACACCGCAGGGATGTCCCGTGCGCGGACGATGCGCACGAGGATTTCGCCGGAGTCCAACAGGCGCACGTAGGCTTGGTCGTGCGCCTGCAGCCCAGCACGTTCCGCCACGTACTTGGGAATCCGAATTCCGAGACTGTGCCCCCAACGTGAAATCTTCGCCATTGCGGGTTCCTCCATTGATAGTCAATGGCGACAAATTGCCATGCGCTGGGGCACGGTGGCGCGGCAGTCAGTACGCCAGCTTGTTCAGCTCGGGGTCGTTCATGATGGCGTCAAGGCTGTCATGCGGGATCATGGTGGGGGCGGCGGGGGACTGCAATGTCGCAGCGGATTTGGCCGCGGCAGCTTCCTCCATCGCACGGCCCGGTGCCCAGTAGCGTCTCGGGTTTTCGTAGGCCCAGTTGGGGATCGGCACGATGTTGCCGGGCACCAGCAGTTCGCGCAGGTCAACGGGGGGCAGGGCGTCGGGGCGGCGATGGCCGCGCACGTTCATCTGCGTCTTTTCCTTGATGTCCGTGGCGTATTTCCACACCGTGGTGCGCGAGTAGTACTGCTCCAGATCGATGCCGTTGAGCCAGAGCAGGTAGGCGCGGCGTTCGGCGGGCGAGAGGGCGCGCTGCTCGTCCTCGGTCAGCAAGGGCTGGATGGCGCTGGCGATCTGGTACTCGGCCAGGAGCTTGAAGAAGATGGCGTTCACGTCCACATCCTTCCAGCGCATCACATAGTCCAGCTTGTGGCGCTTGAGCCATTGGGAATAGAGCTTGAATTCAACGCGCAGCGAACGGCGTGAGGCGCCGAGGATGCGTGTTTGCAGCGGGCCAGGGCGCGGCCACTCCTTCTCCAGCATCACATGTTTGGCGTAGACGGTGCCCACGTGGTACTGAGAGCGTCCACGCGGGGTGAAGCCGATAGAGATGCACGTCTCCTCGTCGCGATGCTTGCCCTGGCGGTGGTTCTCGTCAATGGCGTCGATGCATTCTTGCTGCACGCCCTCGGGGCACCAGAAGTTGGCGCACAGATGAACGCAGGTCACGCCGACTTGGCCGGTGGCCCAGCACTGGCGATCATCACTGCTTACCTCCTGCTTGATGACACTGCGCGTCTGGCGGTCGAACAGGGCGTAGGTGTAGTCGGCCAAGTCGGCGTGGCCGAAGAAGTTGTGGCCCTGGAGGATCTTCGGCGGGCATGCGTCGAACTCCAGCATGTACGCCCGGCCACTGGGCTGCACGCTTTTCGAGCGGATGTAGATTTCTTCAGGGTTGCGCCGGGTATTCGGCTTGACCGCGCTGGCCCCGATGGGGATCACGGTGTTCGAGTCCAACTCCTTGTAGAGCAGTTCTCCGAGGGGGTCGTGGTCGAGTGGCCCGTTGACGTGAATCCGGTCGATGTGCACGGTCCTGACAAGGGGCCATGGGGTGGTGGGGAGTGGAAGGGCGGTACTCATGGTGATGGTGCTCCAGATGGTTGGTTGGTGGTTCGTTCAAATTGCGAACGAAAGTGAGTTGCTATAGCTGTTGGCGTTTACAGAGCACTCACCCGGCCACCATCTGGCACCGATGCGCCGCCATGCACCCCCGCAAGGCGCTGGGTGCGCCAAGGGCACTGCGGCAGGTCAGTCGCGGCTATCTTTCGACGCCCGAACTTGCAGAATTGCGTGCATGCACGTCTGCAATGGAGCCCTCGGCTTGGCCGCTCCTTGGATGCATTGCAAAAATGCGTGCATGCACGAGG
This DNA window, taken from Acidovorax sp. HDW3, encodes the following:
- a CDS encoding AAA family ATPase, with protein sequence MTTPTAPPAAAVPAGSITLRYVELCKFRRLGKVQLDLDPQTTILVGANNSGKTAILTALRHFLAESSPFGAFDISLSEWPALRALGAKWEALAEDPSTATPKDDDDWDGQLAMLLAAMPTLDLWFDAEAGMFHYVQPFLSKLIWKGGAVGVRLRLEPASDVASLKELAWAYNLARRPVKGMSSESLAWPIDLLDYWLREPKKLGQVKPYSLDAANNPIQGIKTYQTQSLAAGAQPGDRKHLAKLIRVDFVAAQRGLGSEEADSKSMSSSHPVGLFSNQLLKFARQHLNVAVTGHGQRADLIQAVANAQKDLDQKIHDALASSVAEVKLLGYPGLHDPQEIRFRTRIHTADLLDHSTAVQYSMKGGTGEDMLPEFSIGLGYQNLQSLSYQLVSFKTARMNPEKGSPPPVHLVMIEEPEAHLHVQVQRIFPDKAHKLISPAGKDASALRSQLLISTHSSHLAHAEDFDRLRYVRRIPPSTAHPTPSTEVVDLGEVFGDDEETRQFAERYFRVQHTDLLFANAALLVEGVAERMLVPLFMELKYEKLNSRYVSFLDIGGSHAHRLRPLVEKLRIPTVVITDLDPTEKKAGPKGKMRWMATANTGQAGLRCGNATLREWHPQLHNVDDYKAPTPAQLIWTGTPGCKVRFAWQLPVAEAGGQWPTTFEDSLILTNIEWFKGLNKLVEEAEAAKASGQQKADDDGKKVKPPTGALADAAEAVAGAATTVDLLSDLHDLMRDSFSKGDFAASIFERVAAGEDVTCPKYIADALAWLQDELEPAGSTTL
- a CDS encoding site-specific DNA-methyltransferase, with product MKKKFSFLDRIHLGDCRDALASVPDESVDLVVSSPPYNIGKEYEVKKALKPYLDEQTEVLRECYRVLKPTGSIFWQVGSYTHNGILVPLDVKFFPILEELGMQPRNRIVWVRQHGLHATKKFSGRHETILWFTKSDDYKFDLDAVRVPQKWQNKKSFRGDNKGELTCNPDGKNPGDVWVFQNIKHNHEEQTIHPAQFPEGLIARIMLATVPEGGVALDPYMGTGTVAVVARDHGRHFVGAELDPDYHRVAMRRLSGEPDENNTFPNLKTLREYVRRTGKPIQNYRFDKQIGKVASDGDSAKIYPEEYHAEQLVERLQHEADAFEAKIHGREVPVAKDLNGKSTKKLREVLPPPGMPLFED
- a CDS encoding UvrD-helicase domain-containing protein is translated as MNGAVVPESNDRDASVVEEICGYLTEQPPRSFFMFAGAGSGKTRTLVEVLRRLTGVVAHEHGEMLAHRLRLYGRSIRVVTYTKNAVAVISGRLGSNDLVAVSTIHSFCWELIGGFDDDIREALIADKGLQLEEAKTKAAAKARGVSDTDRRKFAEIEADIEALKAVSTFVYHPDKDTYGEGALQHSQVLDATAWLLLNRPTLQTILQDRHPIILIDESQDTMKSVLDSLMTLAEPRGSGFTLGLLGDHRQRIYMDGHVDLPGLVPSGWAKPELKMNHRSQQRIVQLINKIWATKLAGRTQPTSGVEQHHRTEKTGGTVRLFIGSTSLSTPEKRLKEAWVATQMRQTAQSDAWATPTGYQSLALEHKLVAARGDFLNVYTAMTLIDPNAAAPSGRGENTGPSAARLVLQDLAQLVACVAADGSVNDFAATEVLRRAGCLEQLPIESDQRIARAEEMHEAVVAFGAACVKPDATVAEVIAPIIEAQVFKVDARLLQQFADQTPPPPPPIPRRETETDDARRRRGWCALFEAPWAELERYRRYLAGNSELATHQVVKGSEFTHVMVVMDDEQSGGNQISYDKLFGATELGDRDLENVQAGKETTIDRSLRLLYVTCSRARETLALVLWAENPTDALKFARSESGWFAEGEILEIP
- a CDS encoding ArsR family transcriptional regulator, which encodes MTKPKITLADFAKSPVLQEHARKSRAVARALDESAEVLPYAKTFTSFEFEDFLSQLTPKRFELLRLASKGRRSIADLATAAHRDQSAVSRDVAKLSQLGLVKVEVVTNEGHGRKKIVMPVASTISINAPIATA
- a CDS encoding site-specific integrase, coding for MAERAAPSAQVNRYTQAALADNTHRSYKADLAHFRAHGGAIPTTAVQLAEYLATFAATLAVATLRHRLIAIHRAHLEAGYPSPAMDSLVKRTMQGIRRTKGTAQRRVRALVKDDIIELVLTAEKQKPMKAARDAVLILVGFAGAFRRSELVSIRREDITAFDHGIEIHIRRTKTQQEKGHTVFIPCAKSSRCPVKALEQWLKLSGIEQGPVFRPINRHDQITSGKELTPQSVALVLKGVTSHAKSAEAAKSVAGHSLRAGYCTEAASVGVATHVIMEQTGHRSSATLAKYIRPLSRRKTPSLL
- a CDS encoding restriction endonuclease encodes the protein MRIEFRDYNGADVVINSSFGNEWRELQESLEAMPLHLKASDQDGLQGNAIFDVVGTNAAIQQALVARGWRSGTPIPNDLGVLGVGIDFAKNGVLAEVQFSNYPFFFNNAVRSETFFRNGTVFHDRPTGLIIIIAKSGCWPASNSTLYYEQAVAQMNTIHAGIFTAPMRLVGLMGDPGQQTAMWTQYSSARYSRTVASNQLTSFDVRRSERSDKFKITQTAGPQSNPV
- a CDS encoding phage/plasmid replication protein, II/X family yields the protein MIPIGASAVKPNTRRNPEEIYIRSKSVQPSGRAYMLEFDACPPKILQGHNFFGHADLADYTYALFDRQTRSVIKQEVSSDDRQCWATGQVGVTCVHLCANFWCPEGVQQECIDAIDENHRQGKHRDEETCISIGFTPRGRSQYHVGTVYAKHVMLEKEWPRPGPLQTRILGASRRSLRVEFKLYSQWLKRHKLDYVMRWKDVDVNAIFFKLLAEYQIASAIQPLLTEDEQRALSPAERRAYLLWLNGIDLEQYYSRTTVWKYATDIKEKTQMNVRGHRRPDALPPVDLRELLVPGNIVPIPNWAYENPRRYWAPGRAMEEAAAAKSAATLQSPAAPTMIPHDSLDAIMNDPELNKLAY